One Spirochaetota bacterium genomic window, AATAAGGAGAATGATTAAGTTTTTGGATTGATTAGCAAACAAAACTATTTTTATTAAAGGAGGATATGAATTATGGCTACAAAGCAATTAGAAGTGTATAAATGCGATATTTGTGGCAATATCGTTGAGGTGCTTCATGAAGGCAAAGGCGAGCTAGTATGCTGCGGTCAGCCCATGAAATTGCAGGTTGAAAACACTGTTGATGCTTCAAAAGAAAAACATGTACCAGCCGTTGAGAAAACTGCTGAAGGCATAAAGGTACAGGTTGGTAGTGTTGAACACCCCATGGAAGAAAAGCATTACATTGAATGGATACAGCTTATAGCTGGCGGCAAAGCATATCGGCAATTCTTAAAACCCGGGGAAAAGCCTGTTGCAGTATTTAAAGTAGATGCCCAAAGCTTCACAGTACGTGAATATTGTAACTTACACGGATTGTGGAAAGCATAGTTTATATAATAAATTACTAATTGAAGCGTAGTAAACATTAATTCTATTTTTAAGGGTGAGGAAATAGCATATGGTACTATCGAAAAAGATGGAAGAGGCACTCAATAAGCAAATTAATGCCGAGCTATATTCAGCATACCTCTATTTATCTATGGCAGCATATTTTGAATCTACTAATCTATCAGGCTTTGCCCACTGGATGGAATTGCAAGCTGAAGAAGAAAAACAACATGCAATGAAACTATATCATTACATAGTTGAACGTGGAGGTCGTATAGTTTTAGATGCTATTCAAAAACCACAATCTGAATGGAAATCACCATTAGATGTGTTTGAAGCTGTCTATGCACATGAACAGCATGTGACATCGCTTATATATAATTTGGCTGATATAGCCCGCCAGGAAAAGGATTATGCTACTGAGGTTATGCTACACTGGTTTATCAAAGAACAGGTAGAAGAAGAATCCAACGCAAGTAGCATACTTGAGCGCATAAAGATGGTAAAAGATTCTGTTAACGGAATTCTTCAGTATGATAAGATACTGGGAAAACGTGGTTCAGAATAATTAAAATTTCTTAGGGAGGTAAATACTATGGCAAAAAGTGTAAAAGGCACAAGAACTGAAAAAAATTTACTTGCAGCATTTGCAGGTGAATCTCAGGCACGGACACGGTATGACTATTTTGCTTCCGTTGCTAAAAAGGAAGGCTATGAGCAGATAGCTGCTATCTTTCAAGAGACCGCTCTTAACGAAAAGGAACATGCCAAACGTTTCTTCAGCTTTTTAGAAGGCGGCATGGTTGAGATACAGGCCAGTTACCCTGCTGGCGTTATTGGCACCACTGTGGAAAATTTAAAGGCTGCCGCAGCAGGCGAAAATGAAGAGCACACAAAACTGTATCCTGAAGCAGCAAAAATTGCTGAAGAAGAAGGATTTCCTGAAATAGCTTTTCTTTTTAGAAAAGTTGCCGAAGTGGAAAAGCATCATGAACAGCGCTACCTTGATTTAATGAAAAATATTCAAGATGGCACAGTGTTTAAAAAGGACAAAAAGGTACAGTGGAAGTGCCGCAATTGTGGTTATATTCATGAAGGTGAATCTGCACTTGACAAATGCCCAACCTGTCTGCATCCACAGAGTTACTTTGAATTGCTGTGCGATAATTATTAAAATTATTATATACCACAAAATATGGGGGTGTCCCAAAAGGCGTCTCTTTGCAATGACTTTTCCCCTCCTGTCATTGCGAGGAACGAAGTGACGAAGCAATCTTGTCTTCTGTGGTATTTAGATTGCTTCGCTTCGACAAGCTCAGCACAGGCGCTACGCTCGCAATGACTTTGCACCCGCGTCATTGAGAACTCCACGGATTGTTTTGGGACACCCCTTTGTAATGATTTTTGCCTTCCTGTCATTGCGAGGAACAAAGTGACGAAGCAATCCCTCTCGTAGCGAATACCACAGGCATGTGGCAATCTATGTATTCATTGAGATTGCTTTGCTTCAACAAGCTCAGAGCAGGCGCTGCACTCACAATGACTTTACACTTGCGTCATTGTGAGCCTCTCAGTTTGTTTTCATACAGCCCCTTTGTATCAAAATGACCACATTACTATAGTAACTATCGCCCCTTAAAAACGGGCTCACGCTTTTGTGCAAATGCCATGAATCCTTCTGCAGCATCTTCGGTTTTTGCTAGCATCTCTGAACATTCTCTATCAACTTTTAATCCTTCTTCTATCCCTTTTTCAATGCCTGTTATCATCCCTTTAAGGATGCTTTGTACTGCTAACGGAGCCTTTTTAGCCAATTGATTTGCATATTCCATTGTTTCCTGTTTAAATGTATCAGCAGAAAAAACCTTATCAACAAGTCCAATATGTAATGCCTCATACGGCAAAAGTCTTTTACCCATAAGGATTAAATCAAGTGCTTTGCTCTTACCTAAAAGTCGTGCCATACGCTGTATCCCACCCCATCCGGGGGTAATTCCAAGGTTTATTTCAGGGCATCCTATCACAGCCTTTGGTGCATCAATCATGAATCTGAAATGACATGCTAACGCTAATTCACAACCACCACCCAATGCATATCCATTTATTGCAGCAATGATTGGTTTTTTGAATCTATCAATTCGGTTAAATAACTCTATGGCATCCGGTCCATTATGCAGATTTGCTACATCCGAAACATCCATGCCCGCACAAAATCCTTTATCACCAGCACCTGTAATAATTAAGACGCGCATATCATTATTGTTTTCACATTGGGTTAACGCTTGGTCAAGCTCCACTCGCATTTGCATATTTATTGAATTAGCTGGTGGTCGGTTAAGTGTTAACGTTGCCACATAATTGTTAATTTCAAGAATAACAGTATCACCACCCATAATTTCAAACCTCCTCATGTACGTTTATATTATTTATATAAATATCTCGCTACATTTGTTATAGACAGTATATTATTTTCAACACTTTTTGTATTACATTATTTATAATCTTATAGCATATCACCAGCTATTATTTTTTTAAAATGTACTCCATAAGCTATAAACATGCAATACGAGCAAAGGTATGAATAGCTGCAATGTATTTAATTTACTTTTAATGTATATTGAAGATAAAATTATTAAAATTTTTACTTGATATATACACATATTACTTCAACAACGTTGTAAGAACTTACATCCAAGCCGTGCGAGGCCAGTTGTGGTGAAAAAAATCATACTAAAAATTGCATCATATAAAAACGTATTCATGCCAGGATTGCTTGTATCTGGTGCTTTATTTCTTTATGCCATTTTTTTCAACTTGTCATTTTCGTATATGGGCAATACCAGTACTGACGTTGTATATTTCATCCTCAGTCGGTATACGTTTTTAATAGTATCGTACTTTTTAAAAATAATACTGATTTATGCCTGTGTAGGGATAATACTCAGTATTTTCTTTAGCCACGGTATACGGCAGGTTTTGAGGCTGTTCAATAAAAAAGTTAACGACAAACATCTCTTCTACTCTACGGCAATTTTAACATTTGCTATTATTTTTCTTCAGCTTTGCAAAAGTATTATAGTATATCCACAATTATATCAGGAAACCATATTCAATAAAAATGCTGTATACAACTATTTCCAGATAGCTCTTACAAATAACCTTTCACCTGCTTTCATTGAAACAATACAGATATTTATTCTTGCTCCCTTTATAGTAGCACTGATACTGCCTGTACTTGATTATATAGCAAAACATAGAAGTGATATCATCGACATATTGATTATGTTATTTAATAGATGGAAATTTGTTGCAACTGCTCTTTTTATCATTGTAATTGGACTGATAGTTACTGTTACAGGAACTATCTCACATAACACCACCCATGAAAAGCCAAATATTATTATTTTAGCTTCCGATGCATTGCGACCTGATCATTTCAGCGGATTTGGTTATCACCGAACAACAACACCAAATATTGACACACTGATTGCACAAGGATCCACCTGTAACAATGTTTATACGGTGGTGCCACGAACGTTCCCTGCCTGGGTGAGTATTTTAACATCACAACTTCCCGCCCGGCATGGTATTGGCCATATGTTCCCAACGGCACGTTCACGAAAGAGGGAATTTGTTACCCTGGCAACAGTATTAAAAGAATATGGTTATCGCACCAGTGTGGTTGGAGATTTTGCCGCTGATATTTTTCCCCGCATTAACGTAGGCTTTGATGTTGTGAAAGCGCCAACGTTTAACATGCGTGTCATGATAAAACAGATACTACTGAAAAACCACACATTTCTTTTGCCATTATTAACCAATAGAATTGGATTTAAACTTTTTCCCGAAATACGCGAATTTGCCGAATTTGCCGACCCACAGTTTGTTATAGATGATATTAAATCTGAAATCAGCAAAAGCATTCATGCAAAAAAGCCATTTTTCATCACAACTTTTTTTTCAATTACACATTTTCCATATCCCGCCTGTTATCCATACTACAATTATTTTACCAATACTTCATATAATGGGCCTTTTAAATATTCTATAAATAGGATGGTTTCCCTGGATAGCACAGGCATAGCAAAAGAATATGAGCCTTCATTACAGGAGATTGAACATATCCGTGCGCTCTACGATGGATGCCTGTATGCATTTGATGAAGCTGTGGGCACCATAATTCGGTATCTTAAAGATAAAAACATTTACGATAATACGATTATACTCATTGTATCCGATCATGGCGAAAACCTTTATGAGTATGAATACGGGATGGGGCATGGTGAGCATCTGCGTGGTAAATATAGCCTGGTAATACCCTGTATTTTTTCTGGACCTGGTATCCCCTATAAAAAATACACAGCGGTAAGAAGTGCAATAGATATTGCACCAACCATTCTTGATTTGCTACATATTCAAAAACCACAATCCTTTGAGGGAACTTCCCTTTTTAAAAATCACAACCGTAATTTTGATGCATATTGTGAAACGGGAATATGGTTTGATAATACCGGAAAATTTTTCTTCCAGAAAAAAAGAATACTATACCCTGACATTACCGGTATATCAACCATTGATTTTGATCACAACGACGAGATTACTGTAACACCATACTACGACAACCTGATAATCACTGCAAAGCATCGCAGTATCCTTGCAAATAATCTAAAGCTTATTTATATGCCCACACATTATGGTATTGAATATGAATTGTACAATATAGCCCAGGACCCTGAAGAGCGAAACAATATATATAAAACATCACCGCAGGCAAATAGTATGAAACAAAAGCTGTTTTCATTATTTATTAATGATAGGAATATAAAAATATATAATAATTATTGTATACCTGTAGAATAGCCATGGTATATATATATTCTGCAGGCGCAATTTGTTTATTACGCCTGCAGCTAAAAATAAACTAAAAAAATGTCACATTGTATACTACACTTCTACTTCTGCCTGAACCTTTGTTAATACTTCAATGCCATCCTGATTTTTTACTGTAACAGCAAGTGTTGCTCTGTCTTTCTGCATTTCGGTTACCGTTCCTTCAATAGTCAGTGTATCTCCCATACGTACAGGAGATGCAAATCTGCATTTTAACTTTTTCAATCGTCCAGGGTCACTAACCCACGTGGTAATTGCATCAGCGGTAAATCCTAATGTGCATAAACCCTGCAATATGGCACCACCAAGACCCACCATTTTGCCAAACTCAGCATCAATATGAATGGGATTAAAATCACCTGATGCCCCTGCATAGTAGATGGCTCTATATTTATCAACTTCCTGATTTACCTTGAAACTATCGCCAACACTTATTGTTTTGTGTGAATTCATTGTTTTCATAACTATTTCCTCACCACAAAAGTATAAATTCCCTTACATACATCTTTCTTTTCCTGATTTCTGGTCATTATTTCAATTGCAATAACATCTAATTTTTCCTTATTTTCAATATTTACTATTTTTGCATCCGAATACAGCACATCACCCGATTTCACCACATTATAAAACTCAAACTCCTGCTCCCCATGGACAAGCATTGCCAAATTAAGGTTAAGTTCATTATCAAAAAATATAGGTTCAATGAGTTTAGCCCCAAACACAACTGCAAATGTTGGAGGAGCAACAATGGCCCTGTATTTTGATTGTGCAGCAAATTCATCATCTAAAAAATACGGGTTTGTGCTTTTAATAGCTTTTGCAAATTCCTTTACCTTCTCTTTGCCAACCTCATAAACCATTGTTGGCCACGTCTTGCCGATATACTTTTTGTCAATAGCCATAGTGTCACCCCCTTACATTAACTTCCATATTTCTGCAATAGGTCACGAGCAATAAGGATCCTCTGAATTTCAGATGTCCCCTCACCTATCTCGCCCAACTTGGCGTCACGGTATAGACGCTCAACAGGAAAATCTTTAATATATCCGTAGCCACCATGTATCTGCAGAGCCCAACTTGAAATTTGCGTTGCTGCTTCACTTGCAAATAATTTTGCACATGAAGCAAGTATAGCGGCTTCAGGATTATTCGTTTGCTTGGCCCATGCTGCTTTATAAATTAAAAGACGTGAAAGGTCGGTAAGTATCATCATATCAGCCAATTTAAATGAAACCTCTTGATACCGGTTTATTGGCTTACCAAAAGCTTTACGTTCAGCTGAATATTTCACCGCTTCTTCCATGCACGCCATGGCAACACCCAATGAAACTGTTGCCATGCCAATTCTTCCAAATTCCAATGTCTGCATTGCCTGAATAAAGCCTTTACCAACTTCCCCTAACACTGCATCTTCACCAACTTCACAATCCTCTAAGAATACCTCTGATGTTGGCGAGCCACGGTAACCTAACTTTTCAAATGGCTTTCCTGTTGAAAACCCTGGTGTCCCTTTATCAACAAGAAATGCTGTAACTCCATTTGCAGGTCCTGCGTCTTTATCATTATAAGCCATGACCAAACATACATCAGCAATGGGAGCATTGGTAATAAACGTTTTGGTTCCGTTTAAAATCCATTTGTCGCCTTTCTTTTTTGCAGTGGTGGCGATAGCGACTGCGTCTGATCCAGCCTGCGGCTCAGTTAAACCAAAGCTTCCAATGAGCTCTCCCGATATAATCCCTGGTAAATATTTTTCCTTTTGCTTTTTGGATCCAAAAAGCCGTATAGGCATACCGCATAAACCACAGCTTGCACCAACTGACAAGAATGTAGCCGCACAGGCTTTTGCCACCTCTTCACCCGCAATGGCAAAATTTATAAGATCCTGATTTGTTCCACCAAATTCTTCTTCGTGAATCATACCT contains:
- a CDS encoding desulfoferrodoxin translates to MATKQLEVYKCDICGNIVEVLHEGKGELVCCGQPMKLQVENTVDASKEKHVPAVEKTAEGIKVQVGSVEHPMEEKHYIEWIQLIAGGKAYRQFLKPGEKPVAVFKVDAQSFTVREYCNLHGLWKA
- a CDS encoding ferritin, translating into MVLSKKMEEALNKQINAELYSAYLYLSMAAYFESTNLSGFAHWMELQAEEEKQHAMKLYHYIVERGGRIVLDAIQKPQSEWKSPLDVFEAVYAHEQHVTSLIYNLADIARQEKDYATEVMLHWFIKEQVEEESNASSILERIKMVKDSVNGILQYDKILGKRGSE
- the rbr gene encoding rubrerythrin, which encodes MAKSVKGTRTEKNLLAAFAGESQARTRYDYFASVAKKEGYEQIAAIFQETALNEKEHAKRFFSFLEGGMVEIQASYPAGVIGTTVENLKAAAAGENEEHTKLYPEAAKIAEEEGFPEIAFLFRKVAEVEKHHEQRYLDLMKNIQDGTVFKKDKKVQWKCRNCGYIHEGESALDKCPTCLHPQSYFELLCDNY
- a CDS encoding enoyl-CoA hydratase-related protein, whose translation is MGGDTVILEINNYVATLTLNRPPANSINMQMRVELDQALTQCENNNDMRVLIITGAGDKGFCAGMDVSDVANLHNGPDAIELFNRIDRFKKPIIAAINGYALGGGCELALACHFRFMIDAPKAVIGCPEINLGITPGWGGIQRMARLLGKSKALDLILMGKRLLPYEALHIGLVDKVFSADTFKQETMEYANQLAKKAPLAVQSILKGMITGIEKGIEEGLKVDRECSEMLAKTEDAAEGFMAFAQKREPVFKGR
- a CDS encoding sulfatase; protein product: MVKKIILKIASYKNVFMPGLLVSGALFLYAIFFNLSFSYMGNTSTDVVYFILSRYTFLIVSYFLKIILIYACVGIILSIFFSHGIRQVLRLFNKKVNDKHLFYSTAILTFAIIFLQLCKSIIVYPQLYQETIFNKNAVYNYFQIALTNNLSPAFIETIQIFILAPFIVALILPVLDYIAKHRSDIIDILIMLFNRWKFVATALFIIVIGLIVTVTGTISHNTTHEKPNIIILASDALRPDHFSGFGYHRTTTPNIDTLIAQGSTCNNVYTVVPRTFPAWVSILTSQLPARHGIGHMFPTARSRKREFVTLATVLKEYGYRTSVVGDFAADIFPRINVGFDVVKAPTFNMRVMIKQILLKNHTFLLPLLTNRIGFKLFPEIREFAEFADPQFVIDDIKSEISKSIHAKKPFFITTFFSITHFPYPACYPYYNYFTNTSYNGPFKYSINRMVSLDSTGIAKEYEPSLQEIEHIRALYDGCLYAFDEAVGTIIRYLKDKNIYDNTIILIVSDHGENLYEYEYGMGHGEHLRGKYSLVIPCIFSGPGIPYKKYTAVRSAIDIAPTILDLLHIQKPQSFEGTSLFKNHNRNFDAYCETGIWFDNTGKFFFQKKRILYPDITGISTIDFDHNDEITVTPYYDNLIITAKHRSILANNLKLIYMPTHYGIEYELYNIAQDPEERNNIYKTSPQANSMKQKLFSLFINDRNIKIYNNYCIPVE
- a CDS encoding MaoC family dehydratase: MKTMNSHKTISVGDSFKVNQEVDKYRAIYYAGASGDFNPIHIDAEFGKMVGLGGAILQGLCTLGFTADAITTWVSDPGRLKKLKCRFASPVRMGDTLTIEGTVTEMQKDRATLAVTVKNQDGIEVLTKVQAEVEV
- a CDS encoding MaoC family dehydratase N-terminal domain-containing protein, whose product is MAIDKKYIGKTWPTMVYEVGKEKVKEFAKAIKSTNPYFLDDEFAAQSKYRAIVAPPTFAVVFGAKLIEPIFFDNELNLNLAMLVHGEQEFEFYNVVKSGDVLYSDAKIVNIENKEKLDVIAIEIMTRNQEKKDVCKGIYTFVVRK
- a CDS encoding acyl-CoA dehydrogenase family protein — translated: MNYELNDIQKSIKENFKKFCENEIKPHATLLDIGDEKSVEILKRNIKKLGDLGYLGMIHEEEFGGTNQDLINFAIAGEEVAKACAATFLSVGASCGLCGMPIRLFGSKKQKEKYLPGIISGELIGSFGLTEPQAGSDAVAIATTAKKKGDKWILNGTKTFITNAPIADVCLVMAYNDKDAGPANGVTAFLVDKGTPGFSTGKPFEKLGYRGSPTSEVFLEDCEVGEDAVLGEVGKGFIQAMQTLEFGRIGMATVSLGVAMACMEEAVKYSAERKAFGKPINRYQEVSFKLADMMILTDLSRLLIYKAAWAKQTNNPEAAILASCAKLFASEAATQISSWALQIHGGYGYIKDFPVERLYRDAKLGEIGEGTSEIQRILIARDLLQKYGS